One region of Rhizophagus irregularis chromosome 18, complete sequence genomic DNA includes:
- a CDS encoding uncharacterized protein (SECRETED:cutsite_VWT-SQ; SECRETED:prob_0.2278); SECRETED:SignalP(1-15) codes for MIFFLTQSFLCTVWTSQNEMGYKETYTSFINPVKFPYIKIESFGEMISSGNRKSENCFREMICLRNGIR; via the exons ATGATCTTTTTTCTCAC TCAATCATTTTTATGCACCGTATGGACAAGTCAAAATGAAATGGGTTATAAAGAAACCTATACATCATTTATTAATCCAGTAAAATTtccatatattaaaattgaaagttTCGGGGAAATGATCAGTTCAGGAAATCGGAAATCGGAAAATTGTTTTCGGGAAATGATATGTTTGAGAAATGGTATTCGGTAA